A window of Bacteroidia bacterium contains these coding sequences:
- a CDS encoding DUF3467 domain-containing protein codes for MTEDQNQSNQLNIELSEEVAEGIYSNLAIITHSHAEFILDFIKMMPGVPKAKVKSRILLTPQHAKRLLNALKDNVAKYESVHGTIKATEGNNPPFPMNFGGPTAQA; via the coding sequence ATGACCGAAGATCAAAACCAATCCAACCAACTAAACATCGAACTTTCCGAAGAAGTAGCTGAAGGGATTTATTCCAATTTGGCTATTATAACCCACTCTCATGCTGAGTTTATCCTTGATTTTATAAAAATGATGCCCGGAGTTCCGAAGGCCAAAGTGAAATCAAGAATCTTGTTAACTCCACAACATGCCAAGCGTTTGCTGAATGCATTGAAAGACAATGTGGCCAAATACGAATCGGTTCATGGTACGATTAAAGCTACCGAAGGCAATAATCCACCTTTCCCAATGAATTTCGGTGGTCCAACAGCCCAAGCATAG
- a CDS encoding SRPBCC domain-containing protein produces the protein MKHTLITQIHISAPTAKVWQVLTAFEQYPHWNPFLVSLTGKVEPGKRIHVKIQPPDGKPMTFKPKVLAFEKEKEFKWLGNLLFPGIFDGEHYFQLIENADGSTTLIHGENFQGLLVGFLKSMLEGNTRQGFQSMNRALKFQCEQ, from the coding sequence ATGAAACATACCCTTATAACCCAAATTCATATTTCAGCACCAACAGCCAAGGTTTGGCAAGTTCTTACGGCTTTTGAACAGTATCCACACTGGAATCCTTTTCTGGTTTCTTTAACAGGGAAGGTCGAGCCTGGAAAACGAATTCATGTAAAAATTCAACCACCCGATGGAAAGCCAATGACCTTTAAGCCCAAGGTATTGGCTTTTGAAAAGGAGAAAGAATTTAAATGGTTGGGGAATTTATTGTTTCCGGGAATTTTTGACGGTGAGCATTATTTTCAATTAATCGAAAATGCTGACGGAAGTACCACCTTAATCCATGGAGAAAACTTCCAAGGCTTGTTGGTAGGATTTTTGAAATCAATGCTGGAAGGAAACACCCGCCAAGGATTCCAATCCATGAACAGGGCTTTGAAGTTTCAATGTGAACAATAA
- a CDS encoding Crp/Fnr family transcriptional regulator: MTSLEQNISTYFGQVTREELGIISSYFKPAKIKRGDYYLQTGDPCLKMSFIQQGLMRIYVQTEEKEVTQWISSPGYFITDLSSFMFNAPARWTIQALTDCELFTITKTDYLNLGQQLHQWHALEKLFLGKCFTIMEDRIFSHLSMTAEERYAFFFEHNKELFNQVPLQYIASLLGMTPETFSRVRKKLRH; encoded by the coding sequence TTGACTTCACTCGAACAAAATATCAGCACCTATTTCGGACAGGTAACGAGGGAGGAATTGGGGATCATTTCCTCGTATTTTAAACCAGCAAAAATCAAGCGGGGTGATTACTATTTACAAACCGGTGATCCCTGCTTGAAAATGAGTTTTATCCAACAAGGATTGATGCGAATTTATGTTCAAACTGAAGAAAAGGAGGTAACCCAATGGATTAGTTCACCGGGATATTTCATCACCGATCTCAGCAGTTTTATGTTTAATGCTCCGGCTCGTTGGACCATCCAAGCCTTAACCGATTGTGAACTATTTACAATTACTAAAACAGATTACCTCAACCTTGGTCAGCAGTTGCATCAATGGCATGCCTTGGAAAAATTGTTCTTGGGCAAATGTTTTACCATCATGGAAGACCGTATTTTTAGTCACCTTTCCATGACTGCCGAAGAACGATATGCCTTCTTTTTTGAACACAATAAGGAGCTGTTTAACCAAGTGCCCTTGCAATATATCGCATCCTTACTAGGTATGACACCTGAAACTTTTAGTCGGGTTAGAAAAAAGCTTAGGCATTGA